In Shouchella patagoniensis, the following are encoded in one genomic region:
- the sodA gene encoding superoxide dismutase SodA, whose protein sequence is MAYKLPELPYAANALEPHIDEQTMNIHHGKHHNTYVTNLNAALEGHESLASKDIDELVASLDSVPENIRTAVRNNGGGHANHSLFWQLLSPNGGGEPTGALADEIKSTFGSLEEFKTKFADAAKGRFGSGWAWLVVNNGKLEITSTPNQDSPLTDGKTPVLGLDVWEHAYYLNYQNRRPDYIAAFWNVVNWDEVAKRYEAAK, encoded by the coding sequence ATGGCTTACAAATTACCTGAACTACCTTATGCAGCAAATGCATTGGAACCACACATTGATGAACAAACAATGAATATTCACCACGGTAAGCACCATAACACGTATGTGACAAACTTGAATGCGGCTCTTGAAGGTCATGAATCTTTAGCAAGTAAAGACATTGACGAACTTGTTGCAAGCTTGGATTCAGTTCCGGAAAATATCCGTACAGCTGTTCGTAATAATGGCGGCGGACATGCGAACCACTCATTATTCTGGCAACTTCTAAGCCCAAATGGTGGCGGTGAGCCAACGGGAGCATTAGCTGATGAGATCAAATCAACATTCGGTAGCCTTGAAGAATTTAAAACAAAATTTGCCGATGCAGCAAAAGGACGTTTTGGTTCAGGTTGGGCTTGGCTTGTTGTAAATAACGGCAAATTAGAAATCACAAGTACACCTAATCAAGATTCTCCACTAACTGATGGTAAAACACCAGTTCTTGGTTTAGATGTTTGGGAGCACGCATACTATTTAAACTACCAAAATCGTCGCCCTGATTACATTGCAGCATTCTGGAATGTGGTTAATTGGGACGAGGTAGCTAAACGTTACGAAGCAGCTAAATAA
- a CDS encoding Na/Pi cotransporter family protein, with amino-acid sequence MGEFQALLFTFLGGIGIFLFSVKYMGDGLQKTAGDRLRDLLDKYTSNPFMGLIAGIVVTILLQSSTATTVLTIGLVNAGFMKLRQAIAVIMGANIGTTTTAFIIGLPIKEYSLPIMAVGAFLIFFFKKKRITSIGQVIFGFGGLFYGLDLMGSSLRPLSGWEPFVDFTARMSENPLLGVVVGVILAVALQSSTAAIGLVQQLYEQGAMSLGAALPVLIGDNIGTTLTAVLVAIGATVAARRAALTHVIFNVIGAILVMIAFPLFVTCIEYLAGQFNLNPAMQIASAHGVYNVSNVIIQFPFIASLAYIVTKLVPGDGLDLDYKPKHLDPIFIGNSPAIALGQAKQEVIHMADYSKRGLKQAIRYMETGEKKDADLALQYELAINNLDREITDYLVKISARSLSATDSNLHSTLLNAVRDIERIGDHMENIVELKDYQKANKVTLSGIALADLNEMFELTYSTLEEAMDSLEKDDLDKAHDVLKHEELIDKMERKLRKQHIQRMNDGECSGAAGIIFVDIISNLERIGDHSVNIAEVVIDEQ; translated from the coding sequence GTGGGAGAGTTTCAAGCGTTGCTGTTCACGTTCCTGGGGGGAATTGGGATTTTCCTGTTTTCCGTTAAATATATGGGAGACGGGCTCCAAAAAACAGCAGGTGACCGATTACGGGATTTATTAGACAAATATACATCAAATCCTTTTATGGGGTTAATCGCCGGTATCGTTGTTACGATTTTGCTTCAGAGTAGCACTGCGACAACTGTATTAACAATTGGGTTAGTTAACGCGGGTTTTATGAAATTGAGACAAGCAATTGCGGTTATTATGGGCGCAAATATTGGTACAACAACAACGGCGTTTATTATTGGCTTACCGATCAAAGAATATAGTCTACCCATTATGGCAGTCGGGGCTTTTTTGATTTTCTTCTTTAAAAAGAAAAGAATAACTTCTATTGGCCAAGTCATTTTTGGTTTTGGTGGACTTTTCTATGGTCTAGACCTTATGGGTAGCAGTTTGCGTCCACTTAGTGGTTGGGAGCCATTTGTTGATTTCACTGCACGTATGAGTGAAAACCCTCTTCTTGGTGTAGTAGTCGGAGTTATTTTAGCCGTTGCATTACAAAGCTCAACAGCAGCAATTGGTTTAGTTCAACAATTATATGAGCAAGGTGCTATGAGTCTTGGAGCAGCATTGCCAGTTTTAATTGGAGATAACATTGGAACAACTCTTACAGCCGTATTAGTAGCTATCGGTGCGACCGTAGCGGCAAGAAGAGCAGCTCTTACTCATGTTATTTTTAATGTAATTGGCGCGATTCTTGTAATGATTGCATTTCCGTTATTTGTTACCTGTATTGAGTACTTAGCAGGACAATTTAATTTAAATCCTGCTATGCAAATTGCATCTGCACATGGGGTTTACAATGTGTCAAACGTCATTATTCAATTTCCTTTTATAGCATCACTTGCATATATTGTTACCAAACTTGTACCTGGGGACGGGTTAGATTTAGATTACAAACCAAAGCATTTGGATCCGATCTTTATCGGGAACTCACCAGCAATAGCATTGGGACAAGCTAAACAAGAAGTGATTCATATGGCCGATTACTCAAAACGAGGATTAAAACAAGCCATTCGTTATATGGAAACTGGGGAGAAAAAGGATGCTGATTTAGCTTTACAATATGAGTTAGCTATTAATAATCTTGACCGAGAAATTACTGATTACTTGGTGAAAATTTCGGCTAGGTCTTTGTCAGCAACTGATTCAAACCTTCATTCAACTTTATTAAATGCGGTTAGAGACATTGAACGAATTGGTGACCATATGGAGAACATTGTTGAATTAAAAGATTATCAAAAGGCAAATAAGGTAACACTAAGTGGTATCGCTCTTGCTGATCTAAATGAAATGTTTGAATTGACTTATTCTACTTTGGAAGAAGCAATGGATTCACTTGAAAAAGATGATTTAGATAAAGCGCATGACGTCCTTAAACACGAAGAATTGATTGATAAAATGGAAAGAAAACTGCGTAAGCAACATATTCAACGGATGAATGATGGAGAATGTTCTGGAGCAGCTGGTATTATCTTTGTAGATATTATCTCAAACCTAGAACGGATTGGTGATCATTCTGTCAATATTGCTGAAGTAGTTATCGATGAACAATAA